One part of the Glycine max cultivar Williams 82 chromosome 14, Glycine_max_v4.0, whole genome shotgun sequence genome encodes these proteins:
- the LOC102660051 gene encoding Fanconi anemia group J protein isoform X2, producing MARVISTLNLTQKEGHCHALLESPSGTGKSLSLLCSSLAWQHHYKSQHHHLKPASEATTDPLALVADLFSRRFHFLLFQKFPTIRKLRSTTRSRRKRKHQPYIMPHRRTHSQISQVVRELRKTAYRVPMVVLAWRKHYCTTKNIIGKENIYDECKLLLKDQATGCPEFKNAHKVKGHSSLQKGGCNVVHDIEDLVKVGQLVKGCCYYGARSMSNDAQLVFCPYNYINNPVIRAPMALLVGWNLRKRSYEKCDFQHCAMEFEAFLRRATARRYFGGDGDVVAMCWWAWTHICWVWRPRPQIGGNVLLLRNNLNLSPDIAEVSQEKLLSLVLKD from the exons ATGGCTAGAGTGATTTCCACCCTTAATCTAACTCAGAAAGAAGGTCATTGTCACGCGTTGCTTGAGTCTCCAAGCGGTACTGGCAAGTCCCTTTCGCTTCTTTGTTCCTCTCTCGCTTGGCAGCACCACTACAAATCTCAACATCACCATCTCAAGCCCGCGTCGGAGGCAACCACCGATCCTCTGGCTCTGGTGGCGGATTTGTTCTCGAGGAggtttcactttcttctt TTTCAGAAATTCCCGACCATACGCAAACTGAGATCAACAACAAGAAGCAGAAGAAAAAGGAAGCACCAACCATATATTATGCCTCATAG GAGAACGCACTCACAAATTTCTCAAGTGGTTCGTGAATTGCGGAAAACTGCATACAGGGTGCCTATGGTTGTGTTG GCATGGCGGAAACACTACTGcacaactaaaaatataattggcaAAGAGAACATCTATGACGAATG TAAACTATTATTGAAAGATCAGGCAACAGGGTGTCCAGAATTCAA AAATGCTCATAAAGTCAAAGGTCATTCTTCCCTTCAGAAAGGAGGATGCAATGTGGTGCATGACATAGAAGATCTTGTAAAAGTTGGACAATTGGTAAAAG GTTGCTGTTATTATGGTGCTCGTTCTATGTCAAATGATGCTCAATTGGTATTTTGTCCATATAACTACATCAATAATCCAGTCATTCGGGCACCAAT GGCCTTACTAGTTGGATGGAACCTAAGAAAAAGAAGCTACGAAAAATGTGATTTTCAGCACTGCGCCATGGA ATTTGAGGCATTTCTCCGACGCGCCACTGCAAGACGGTATTTTGGAGGCGATGGTGATGTGGTTGCAATGTGTTGGTGGGCTTGGACGCATATCTGTTGGGTGTGGCGACCACGGCCACAAATTGGAg
- the LOC102660051 gene encoding Fanconi anemia group J protein isoform X4 yields MIFASNPNPKNVYLIRGLQVEFPYERYGSQFAFMARVISTLNLTQKEGHCHALLESPSGTGKSLSLLCSSLAWQHHYKSQHHHLKPASEATTDPLALVADLFSRRFHFLLFQKFPTIRKLRSTTRSRRKRKHQPYIMPHRRTHSQISQVVRELRKTAYRVPMVVLAWRKHYCTTKNIIGKENIYDECKLLLKDQATGCPEFKNAHKVKGHSSLQKGGCNVVHDIEDLVKVGQLVKGCCYYGARSMSNDAQLVFCPYNYINNPVIRAPMALLVGWNLRKRSYEKCDFQHCAME; encoded by the exons atgatctTTGCATCAAACCCTAATCCTAAAAATGTGTATCTCATCAGAGGTTTGCAAGTGGAGTTTCCCTACGAACGATATGGATCTCAGTTTGCGTTTATGGCTAGAGTGATTTCCACCCTTAATCTAACTCAGAAAGAAGGTCATTGTCACGCGTTGCTTGAGTCTCCAAGCGGTACTGGCAAGTCCCTTTCGCTTCTTTGTTCCTCTCTCGCTTGGCAGCACCACTACAAATCTCAACATCACCATCTCAAGCCCGCGTCGGAGGCAACCACCGATCCTCTGGCTCTGGTGGCGGATTTGTTCTCGAGGAggtttcactttcttctt TTTCAGAAATTCCCGACCATACGCAAACTGAGATCAACAACAAGAAGCAGAAGAAAAAGGAAGCACCAACCATATATTATGCCTCATAG GAGAACGCACTCACAAATTTCTCAAGTGGTTCGTGAATTGCGGAAAACTGCATACAGGGTGCCTATGGTTGTGTTG GCATGGCGGAAACACTACTGcacaactaaaaatataattggcaAAGAGAACATCTATGACGAATG TAAACTATTATTGAAAGATCAGGCAACAGGGTGTCCAGAATTCAA AAATGCTCATAAAGTCAAAGGTCATTCTTCCCTTCAGAAAGGAGGATGCAATGTGGTGCATGACATAGAAGATCTTGTAAAAGTTGGACAATTGGTAAAAG GTTGCTGTTATTATGGTGCTCGTTCTATGTCAAATGATGCTCAATTGGTATTTTGTCCATATAACTACATCAATAATCCAGTCATTCGGGCACCAAT GGCCTTACTAGTTGGATGGAACCTAAGAAAAAGAAGCTACGAAAAATGTGATTTTCAGCACTGCGCCATGGA
- the LOC102660051 gene encoding Fanconi anemia group J protein isoform X1 translates to MIFASNPNPKNVYLIRGLQVEFPYERYGSQFAFMARVISTLNLTQKEGHCHALLESPSGTGKSLSLLCSSLAWQHHYKSQHHHLKPASEATTDPLALVADLFSRRFHFLLFQKFPTIRKLRSTTRSRRKRKHQPYIMPHRRTHSQISQVVRELRKTAYRVPMVVLAWRKHYCTTKNIIGKENIYDECKLLLKDQATGCPEFKNAHKVKGHSSLQKGGCNVVHDIEDLVKVGQLVKGCCYYGARSMSNDAQLVFCPYNYINNPVIRAPMALLVGWNLRKRSYEKCDFQHCAMEFEAFLRRATARRYFGGDGDVVAMCWWAWTHICWVWRPRPQIGGNVLLLRNNLNLSPDIAEVSQEKLLSLVLKD, encoded by the exons atgatctTTGCATCAAACCCTAATCCTAAAAATGTGTATCTCATCAGAGGTTTGCAAGTGGAGTTTCCCTACGAACGATATGGATCTCAGTTTGCGTTTATGGCTAGAGTGATTTCCACCCTTAATCTAACTCAGAAAGAAGGTCATTGTCACGCGTTGCTTGAGTCTCCAAGCGGTACTGGCAAGTCCCTTTCGCTTCTTTGTTCCTCTCTCGCTTGGCAGCACCACTACAAATCTCAACATCACCATCTCAAGCCCGCGTCGGAGGCAACCACCGATCCTCTGGCTCTGGTGGCGGATTTGTTCTCGAGGAggtttcactttcttctt TTTCAGAAATTCCCGACCATACGCAAACTGAGATCAACAACAAGAAGCAGAAGAAAAAGGAAGCACCAACCATATATTATGCCTCATAG GAGAACGCACTCACAAATTTCTCAAGTGGTTCGTGAATTGCGGAAAACTGCATACAGGGTGCCTATGGTTGTGTTG GCATGGCGGAAACACTACTGcacaactaaaaatataattggcaAAGAGAACATCTATGACGAATG TAAACTATTATTGAAAGATCAGGCAACAGGGTGTCCAGAATTCAA AAATGCTCATAAAGTCAAAGGTCATTCTTCCCTTCAGAAAGGAGGATGCAATGTGGTGCATGACATAGAAGATCTTGTAAAAGTTGGACAATTGGTAAAAG GTTGCTGTTATTATGGTGCTCGTTCTATGTCAAATGATGCTCAATTGGTATTTTGTCCATATAACTACATCAATAATCCAGTCATTCGGGCACCAAT GGCCTTACTAGTTGGATGGAACCTAAGAAAAAGAAGCTACGAAAAATGTGATTTTCAGCACTGCGCCATGGA ATTTGAGGCATTTCTCCGACGCGCCACTGCAAGACGGTATTTTGGAGGCGATGGTGATGTGGTTGCAATGTGTTGGTGGGCTTGGACGCATATCTGTTGGGTGTGGCGACCACGGCCACAAATTGGAg
- the LOC102660051 gene encoding Fanconi anemia group J protein isoform X3 — translation MIFASNPNPKNVYLIRGLQVEFPYERYGSQFAFMARVISTLNLTQKEGHCHALLESPSGTGKSLSLLCSSLAWQHHYKSQHHHLKPASEATTDPLALVADLFSRRFHFLLFQKFPTIRKLRSTTRSRRKRKHQPYIMPHRRTHSQISQVVRELRKTAYRVPMVVLAWRKHYCTTKNIIGKENIYDECKLLLKDQATGCPEFKNAHKVKGHSSLQKGGCNVVHDIEDLVKVGQLVKGCCYYGARSMSNDAQLVFCPYNYINNPVIRAPMTLLVMLAVWILKMFWIGLTSWMEPKKKKLRKM, via the exons atgatctTTGCATCAAACCCTAATCCTAAAAATGTGTATCTCATCAGAGGTTTGCAAGTGGAGTTTCCCTACGAACGATATGGATCTCAGTTTGCGTTTATGGCTAGAGTGATTTCCACCCTTAATCTAACTCAGAAAGAAGGTCATTGTCACGCGTTGCTTGAGTCTCCAAGCGGTACTGGCAAGTCCCTTTCGCTTCTTTGTTCCTCTCTCGCTTGGCAGCACCACTACAAATCTCAACATCACCATCTCAAGCCCGCGTCGGAGGCAACCACCGATCCTCTGGCTCTGGTGGCGGATTTGTTCTCGAGGAggtttcactttcttctt TTTCAGAAATTCCCGACCATACGCAAACTGAGATCAACAACAAGAAGCAGAAGAAAAAGGAAGCACCAACCATATATTATGCCTCATAG GAGAACGCACTCACAAATTTCTCAAGTGGTTCGTGAATTGCGGAAAACTGCATACAGGGTGCCTATGGTTGTGTTG GCATGGCGGAAACACTACTGcacaactaaaaatataattggcaAAGAGAACATCTATGACGAATG TAAACTATTATTGAAAGATCAGGCAACAGGGTGTCCAGAATTCAA AAATGCTCATAAAGTCAAAGGTCATTCTTCCCTTCAGAAAGGAGGATGCAATGTGGTGCATGACATAGAAGATCTTGTAAAAGTTGGACAATTGGTAAAAG GTTGCTGTTATTATGGTGCTCGTTCTATGTCAAATGATGCTCAATTGGTATTTTGTCCATATAACTACATCAATAATCCAGTCATTCGGGCACCAAT GACATTACTTGTGATGCTGGCAGTGTGGatattgaagatgttttggatA GGCCTTACTAGTTGGATGGAACCTAAGAAAAAGAAGCTACGAAAAATGTGA